One genomic segment of Macadamia integrifolia cultivar HAES 741 unplaced genomic scaffold, SCU_Mint_v3 scaffold1325, whole genome shotgun sequence includes these proteins:
- the LOC122063442 gene encoding uncharacterized protein At1g32220, chloroplastic-like isoform X1, whose protein sequence is MKTTVSHLFHSRSSLPRLHVMATSRHGRLLTTDSSKVDEPFKVEEAETKDVPPPPTEKLLVLGGNGFVGSHVCKEALDRGLSVSSLSRSGRSSVQDSWANSVVWHQGNLLSPDSWKDALNGVTAVISCVGGFGSNSHMYKINGTANINAVRAAAEQGVKRFIYISAADFGLVNYLLKGYYEGKRAAETELLTRFPYGGVILRPGFMHGTRQVGSVKVPLGVIGSPLEMVLQYAKPLTQVPLVGPLLTPPVSVTSIAKVAVRAATDLVFPPGIVDVYGIQRYSQAK, encoded by the exons TGTAATGGCTACATCCAGGCATGGGAGACTATTAACAACAGATTCTAGCAAGGTTGATGAACCGTTCAAAGTTGAGGAAGCCGAGACAAAAGATGTCCCACCACCTCCAACAGAGAAG TTACTTGTGTTGGGGGGAAATGGATTTGTTGGGTCACATGTTTGCAAAGAGGCACTGGATCGTGGTTTATCTGTCTCCAGCCTGAGCAG GTCTGGAAGGTCATCTGTACAGGATTCTTGGGCCAATAGCGTGGTCTGGCATCAAG GAAATCTCCTTTCACCTGATTCATGGAAGGATGCCCTAAATGGAGTGACTGCAGTG ATATCATGTGTTGGAGGTTTTGGCTCGAATTCACATATGTATAAAATAAATGGTACAGCAAACATCAATGCAGTAAGAGCTGCAGCAGAACAAG GTGTAAAAAGATTTATATACATCTCCGCTGCTGACTTTGGTTTGGTGAATTATTTGCTGAAAGGATATTATGAGGGGAAG AGAGCTGCTGAAACAGAGTTATTGACAAGATTCCCTTATGGAG GTGTCATTCTTAGGCCAGGTTTTATGCATGGGACTCGCCAAGTTGGGAGTGTTAAAGTTCCTCTAGGAGTCATTGGATCTCCATTGGAAATG GTTCTTCAATACGCAAAACCACTCACTCAAGTCCCACTTGTAGGGCCACTATTAACTCCTCCTGTAAGTGTGACTTCAATTGCCAAGGTTGCAGTCAGAGCTGCGACAGATCTTGTATTCCCTCCTGGCATCGTAGACGTTTACGGCATACAACGCTATAGCCAAGCAAAGTGA
- the LOC122063437 gene encoding protein MIS12 homolog gives MEGSESEAIFDSFNLNPQLFINEVLNAVDDMVDGAFEFYEQDASKLLARTGADQSDELKKGISSIRHMIQVVLNRRMGMWEKYCLRHCFTVPEGFSLTKSSPDDTPMDLDAPSDAELDAQLDSLRDKLSAVGNESVELQRELQALEKQSIINDSYAGSVNEALQLFEQNSMYETSQEIIRVASELRTRMEKMEMKRKEEIDHIRVERIYKPNRDQTLMKHI, from the exons ATGGAAGGCAGCGAAAGCGAGGCCATTTTCGATTCTTTCAATTTGAACCCTCAACTCTTTATAAACGAGGTACTTAACGCTGTTGATGACATGGTCGATGGGGCATTTGAGTTCTACGAACA GGATGCATCAAAGCTTTTGGCTAGAACTGGGGCAGATCAATCGGATGAGCTAAAGAAG GGTATTTCTTCCATTCGTCATATGATTCAAGTAGTTTTGAACAGGCGAATGGGTATGTGGGAGAAGTACTGTCTTAGGCACTGCTTCACCGTTCCTGAAGGATTCTCATTAACAAAATCT TCACCTGATGACACTCCAATGGATCTAGATGCACCATCCGATGCAGAGCTTGATGCTCAGTTAGATTCTTTGAGGGACAAACTGTCTGCG GTTGGAAATGAGTCTGTTGAGCTGCAGAGAGAGCTTCAAGCACTTGAGAAGCAGTCTATCATCAATGATAGTTATGCTGGATCTGTCAATGAGGCATTACAATTATTTGAACAGAACTCTATGTATGAGACTTCACAAG AGATCATACGTGTTGCATCTGAACTCCGTACTAGAATGGAGAAGATGGAGAtgaaaaggaaggaagaaattGATCATATCAGAGTGGAAAGGATATATAAACCGAACAGAGATCAGACTCTGATGAAGCATATATAG
- the LOC122063442 gene encoding uncharacterized protein At1g32220, chloroplastic-like isoform X2 yields the protein MATSRHGRLLTTDSSKVDEPFKVEEAETKDVPPPPTEKLLVLGGNGFVGSHVCKEALDRGLSVSSLSRSGRSSVQDSWANSVVWHQGNLLSPDSWKDALNGVTAVISCVGGFGSNSHMYKINGTANINAVRAAAEQGVKRFIYISAADFGLVNYLLKGYYEGKRAAETELLTRFPYGGVILRPGFMHGTRQVGSVKVPLGVIGSPLEMVLQYAKPLTQVPLVGPLLTPPVSVTSIAKVAVRAATDLVFPPGIVDVYGIQRYSQAK from the exons ATGGCTACATCCAGGCATGGGAGACTATTAACAACAGATTCTAGCAAGGTTGATGAACCGTTCAAAGTTGAGGAAGCCGAGACAAAAGATGTCCCACCACCTCCAACAGAGAAG TTACTTGTGTTGGGGGGAAATGGATTTGTTGGGTCACATGTTTGCAAAGAGGCACTGGATCGTGGTTTATCTGTCTCCAGCCTGAGCAG GTCTGGAAGGTCATCTGTACAGGATTCTTGGGCCAATAGCGTGGTCTGGCATCAAG GAAATCTCCTTTCACCTGATTCATGGAAGGATGCCCTAAATGGAGTGACTGCAGTG ATATCATGTGTTGGAGGTTTTGGCTCGAATTCACATATGTATAAAATAAATGGTACAGCAAACATCAATGCAGTAAGAGCTGCAGCAGAACAAG GTGTAAAAAGATTTATATACATCTCCGCTGCTGACTTTGGTTTGGTGAATTATTTGCTGAAAGGATATTATGAGGGGAAG AGAGCTGCTGAAACAGAGTTATTGACAAGATTCCCTTATGGAG GTGTCATTCTTAGGCCAGGTTTTATGCATGGGACTCGCCAAGTTGGGAGTGTTAAAGTTCCTCTAGGAGTCATTGGATCTCCATTGGAAATG GTTCTTCAATACGCAAAACCACTCACTCAAGTCCCACTTGTAGGGCCACTATTAACTCCTCCTGTAAGTGTGACTTCAATTGCCAAGGTTGCAGTCAGAGCTGCGACAGATCTTGTATTCCCTCCTGGCATCGTAGACGTTTACGGCATACAACGCTATAGCCAAGCAAAGTGA